From Micromonospora auratinigra:
CGACAAGGTGGGGTCGGGGGAGTGGCCGGCGGGGGACAACCCGCTCGCGAACGCTCCGCACACCGCGGCGATGGTCTCGGGCGACGAGTGGCCGCATCCGTACCCGCGGTCGGTGGGGGCGTACCCGGCCGGGGTGGACCGGGCGGGTAAGTACTGGCCGCCGGTGCGGCGCATCGACGGCGCGTACGGCGACCGGAACCTGGTCTGCTCGTGCCCGTCGCCGGAGGCGTTCGAGGACTGACCGGGGGGCGCGTGCCGGGGCGGTCGTCAGTGGCCGCCCCGGGGTGGGTTCGTCGACCTGGGGAGGGGGCGGCGCCGGTGGGCGCTAGCCTGGGTCGACGGCGCACGCTGCGCTCACGCAGCGTGCAGGGGTCAGGCGACGAGGGCGTGTCGGGCGGGACCGCGGTGCGGGGCGATGCTGCTGCCGTCGGGGAGCAGCTCGCCGGTGTCCTCGAAGACGATCACCCCGTTGCAGAGCAGGCTCCACCCCTGTTCAGGGAAGCAGGCGATGACGCGGGCGGCTTCGCGGTCGGTCGCGTCGGCGGAGGGGCAGGTGGGTAGGTGCTGGCACATCGGGTTCTCCGGACTGTGGGGGCACTGTGTCATGGTTCACATGACCAGTGACGCACAGTACCAAGCGAAACCGCGCGGCATCGAGCAAGGTTACGACTTGTTTCCCGAAGATGGGCTGAACGGATGAGGCGGTACGGCCCGGACGGCTTGGAAGCGCTCCCACAGAGGCCGGTCGACGTGCCGGGGGCGCCCACCGAGTGTCGGCACCGGCTCACCGAACGTGCCCGCCTGCAGTGGTGGCCCACCGACGGCGGCGACCCGGCGGCCCTGGCCGAGGAGTTCCTCGCCGCCCACGGCATCGCCCTGCACGACCTGGCGCGTCCCGCCGCCGGGCAGCACCACGGTGACGCGGTGTGCGGGGCGGCGGTGTACCTGTCGGCGGCCGCCGGGGCGCTCGCCGTCGGCGCGCCACCCGGGGCGCCCACCCCGGCCCCGGCCCTGCCCGAACTCGTCGTGGTGGTCTACGCACACGCCCGGCGGCCCGCCGGGCCGCCACCCGCCCCCGGCGGCTGGTGGCTGGGGGACTGGCACGACAGCTGGAGCGCCACGCAGCACGCCGACGCCGTGCGGGCGGTCCGCCGCGCCATCGCGCGCGGCGAGGTCTACCAGGTCAACCTCGTCGGGCACGCCGCCGCCGCGTACACCGGCGACCCGCTGCCGGCGCTGGCCCGGCTGGCCGCGCTGCCCGGCGCCCGCTACGGCGGCACCCTCGCCGGCGACGGCTGGGCCATCGGCTGCGCCTCCCCGGAGACGCTGATCGCCCTGGAGCACGGCCGCCTGGTCACCCGCCCGATCAAGGGCACCCGCCCGGCCACCGCCGCCGGCCGTGCCGAGCTGCTCGCCTCGGCCAAGGAACGCGCCGAACACGTGATGATCGTCGACCTGGAACGCAACGACCTGGCCCGCGTCGCCCGCACCGGCTCCGTGCGCGTCGACGAGCTGTTCGCCGTACGCCGCTGGTGCGACCTGTGGCAGGCCGAGTCGACCGTCAGCGCGGTCCCCGCCGACGGGCTCGGCCTGGCCGCGCTGCTGCGCGCGCTGTGCCCCGGCGGGTCGGTGACCGGCGCGCCGAAGCTGGCCGCGCTGGGCCAGGTCGCCGCCCTGGAGCCGGTCGGTCGGGGCGCCGGCATGGGCGCGCTCGGCTGGGTCGCGCCCGGGCGCATCGACCTGGGCCTGACCATCCGCACCGCCGCCGCCGACGCCCACCGGCTGCACCTGTGGGCCGGCGGCGGCATCACCTGGGGCAGCGACCCGGCCGCCGAGGTCGCCGAGGCCGCCGCCAAGGCCGCCCCGGTCCGCGCGCTGCTGCGCCACGGCTGAGCGCCGCGCGGCCGGCAACGCGCCGGGGGCGGTGGGTGGGCGCGGCCGGCCCGGTAACCGGCGGATAGCCTTCCGGGCATGACTATGCGCCCGATCCGGATCATCGGCGACCCGGTGCTGCGGACCCCCAGCGAGCCGGTGACCAGCTTCGACGCGGAACTGCGCGCCCTCGTGCAGGACCTGATGGACACCCTGCTCGGCGCGCCCGGGCGCGCCGGCGTGGCCGCCCCGCAGATCGGGGTGAACGCGCAGGTGTTCGTCTACGACGCCGACGGCCACCGGGGTCACCTGATCAACCCGACGCTGCAGCTGTCCGAGGAGTCCCAGGACGACGACGAGGGCTGCCTGTCCATTCCCGGGCTGTACTTCCCGACCCGCCGCGCGCTGCACGCCACCGCGCA
This genomic window contains:
- a CDS encoding DUF5999 family protein, with amino-acid sequence MCQHLPTCPSADATDREAARVIACFPEQGWSLLCNGVIVFEDTGELLPDGSSIAPHRGPARHALVA
- a CDS encoding chorismate-binding protein, with protein sequence MRRYGPDGLEALPQRPVDVPGAPTECRHRLTERARLQWWPTDGGDPAALAEEFLAAHGIALHDLARPAAGQHHGDAVCGAAVYLSAAAGALAVGAPPGAPTPAPALPELVVVVYAHARRPAGPPPAPGGWWLGDWHDSWSATQHADAVRAVRRAIARGEVYQVNLVGHAAAAYTGDPLPALARLAALPGARYGGTLAGDGWAIGCASPETLIALEHGRLVTRPIKGTRPATAAGRAELLASAKERAEHVMIVDLERNDLARVARTGSVRVDELFAVRRWCDLWQAESTVSAVPADGLGLAALLRALCPGGSVTGAPKLAALGQVAALEPVGRGAGMGALGWVAPGRIDLGLTIRTAAADAHRLHLWAGGGITWGSDPAAEVAEAAAKAAPVRALLRHG
- the def gene encoding peptide deformylase produces the protein MTMRPIRIIGDPVLRTPSEPVTSFDAELRALVQDLMDTLLGAPGRAGVAAPQIGVNAQVFVYDADGHRGHLINPTLQLSEESQDDDEGCLSIPGLYFPTRRALHATAHGVDQHGQPLTISGTGFLARALQHETDHLHGRLYVDTLRGDARRRALREIRAGRFHSPGRQG